One genomic segment of Mycolicibacterium chubuense NBB4 includes these proteins:
- a CDS encoding MspA family porin yields MKKKLAALAAVSIAVPVLCAPVVNAQPAPPPPPAPDGAPVPPPDNGIVASSPPGVVTTPDGWILTVAATGESQLPVAPLTTAVSSREYLAGGTFVGTVTGNGKTKLNGGTLDTGYQIGCGIQLGAVKLIGSVGIGTSGSTLGGLVPTGLSFPISGTLEIHPQPGTVSQVSVDKKSFKSAPVRVTLKDIHIKVDGCVGQSFLRSYATLTSSTTDTDDIVAYYGVTKAV; encoded by the coding sequence ATGAAGAAGAAGCTCGCGGCGCTGGCCGCGGTAAGCATCGCGGTGCCCGTGCTGTGCGCCCCGGTGGTGAACGCTCAACCGGCCCCTCCTCCGCCGCCCGCCCCAGACGGCGCGCCGGTTCCGCCGCCGGACAACGGAATCGTCGCATCGTCGCCCCCCGGGGTGGTCACCACGCCGGACGGCTGGATCCTGACGGTCGCCGCGACCGGCGAGTCGCAACTGCCCGTCGCGCCGCTGACAACCGCGGTGTCCTCGCGCGAATACCTCGCCGGCGGCACTTTCGTGGGCACCGTGACGGGTAACGGCAAGACCAAGCTCAACGGCGGGACACTGGACACCGGCTATCAGATCGGCTGCGGAATCCAGCTCGGCGCGGTGAAACTGATCGGTTCGGTGGGCATCGGCACATCGGGCTCCACACTCGGCGGCCTGGTCCCCACGGGCTTGAGCTTCCCGATCTCGGGCACTCTGGAGATCCACCCCCAGCCAGGCACTGTCAGCCAGGTCTCCGTGGACAAGAAGTCGTTCAAGTCCGCCCCGGTCCGGGTGACGCTGAAGGACATTCACATCAAGGTCGACGGTTGCGTGGGCCAGTCGTTCCTTCGGTCGTATGCGACGCT
- a CDS encoding MspA family porin, whose product MSNRYFTLAAIVLAAPVFTAPIVAAQPAPPNPVQPVADAPPPPPDGAVPSGPPGILDTPDGWHLEVVGSNETQLPVAPLTTAISSREYLVSGTFTGKITGGGKTSLAGGSMEAGEQIGCGIISDDTEINPTAGITPGIRIPFTSGPSFGAAIGLQGKVVLKPGTVATVAIDKKSFKGTSTRITLNGVRIKTDQCAGQSFIRSYATLTSSTDNTDDVVTYLGVTKAV is encoded by the coding sequence ATGTCCAATCGCTATTTCACGCTCGCTGCCATCGTCTTGGCGGCGCCCGTCTTCACCGCGCCGATCGTCGCGGCCCAACCGGCGCCACCGAACCCCGTGCAGCCCGTCGCGGACGCCCCGCCTCCGCCGCCGGACGGCGCAGTGCCCTCCGGCCCGCCCGGGATTCTCGACACACCCGACGGCTGGCACCTCGAAGTCGTCGGCAGCAACGAGACACAGCTCCCGGTGGCGCCCCTGACCACGGCGATCTCGTCCCGCGAATACCTCGTCAGCGGAACCTTCACCGGAAAGATCACCGGAGGCGGCAAGACCAGCCTCGCCGGCGGTTCGATGGAGGCCGGCGAGCAAATCGGCTGCGGCATCATCTCCGACGACACCGAGATCAACCCCACCGCCGGCATCACTCCGGGCATCAGGATCCCGTTCACGAGCGGTCCGTCCTTCGGTGCGGCGATCGGTCTGCAGGGCAAGGTCGTGTTGAAGCCGGGAACGGTGGCCACGGTGGCCATCGACAAGAAGTCGTTCAAGGGCACCTCCACCCGGATCACGCTGAACGGTGTTCGCATCAAGACCGATCAGTGCGCGGGACAGTCGTTCATCCGGTCCTACGCGACGCTGACCAGTTCGACCGACAACACCGACGACGTCGTCACCTACCTCGGTGTCACGAAGGCGGTCTGA
- a CDS encoding MMPL family transporter, producing MSRYLFALGRFSFRRRWWVLGTWLAVLIGVALAFAGFRGQPSDNFTIPGTESQRAVEQLQQKLPAFGGAQTQITFAAPPGRTITDPALAPAIDQAMAGLATVPDIAAAAGPAQTRQISPDGRVGLGMVQWKAPLGEVTDAALGQLESAMKPAQNAGVRVEYAGGVYPGYKVSVPHLPEIIGIAVAFLILLITFGAVVAAGLPILTASIGVAIGALGIFVVSSFVEMPSASLSLALMLGLSCGIDYALFILNRYRNNLLLLMPRDEAAGLAVGTAGGAVVFAALTVIIALCGLAVVGIPFLTYMGLSAAVSVLIAMLIALTLLPALFGFAGGKVSKFIRTPLQPGRAKEVAQVAAYTPHRTMGAAWARFVVRFRKPLLLGGAAALVLIGLPSFGMHLGLPSGASQPESNTSRQAYDLTADHLGAGFTGPLLVVADLTGARDPRAAATVAANIAREDGVVTATPMAQDNGTAVIQVIPATGPNDPATADLVKRIRADRDAIDADTGATFLVGGTTASNIDTSDKLATALPIFVVVVVGLAFLLLTVAFRAALVPLTSIAGFLLSVFAALGVQVAVFQWGWGADLLGITPGETISFLPIIVLAIVFGLSSDYEVFVVSRIKEEYATAGDALTAVRNGVGLSARVVTAAALIMFGVFVAFLAGGDPIVKSVGLTLAVGVFLDAFVVRLTLIPAVMAMLGDRMWAHSKWFGRFVPDLDIEGTALEDKHRTPVPVS from the coding sequence ATGTCGCGCTACCTCTTCGCGCTCGGACGGTTCAGCTTTCGCCGTCGATGGTGGGTGCTCGGCACCTGGCTGGCGGTCCTGATCGGGGTTGCCCTCGCCTTTGCCGGGTTCCGCGGCCAACCCAGCGACAACTTCACCATCCCGGGCACCGAGTCCCAGCGCGCGGTCGAGCAACTGCAGCAGAAGCTGCCGGCCTTCGGCGGCGCGCAGACACAGATCACGTTCGCCGCGCCGCCGGGGCGGACCATCACCGATCCCGCTCTCGCGCCGGCGATCGACCAAGCCATGGCCGGGCTGGCCACCGTGCCCGACATCGCGGCTGCCGCCGGCCCCGCTCAGACCCGGCAGATCTCGCCCGACGGTCGCGTCGGGCTGGGGATGGTGCAGTGGAAGGCGCCGCTCGGTGAGGTGACCGACGCCGCACTGGGGCAATTGGAGTCGGCGATGAAGCCGGCGCAGAACGCCGGCGTGCGGGTCGAATACGCCGGCGGTGTCTATCCCGGCTACAAGGTGAGCGTCCCGCACCTGCCGGAGATCATCGGCATCGCCGTAGCGTTTCTGATCCTGCTCATCACGTTCGGCGCGGTCGTCGCGGCGGGCCTGCCGATCCTGACCGCCAGCATCGGCGTGGCTATCGGCGCGCTCGGCATCTTCGTCGTCTCGTCGTTCGTCGAAATGCCCTCGGCGTCTCTGTCTCTGGCGTTGATGCTCGGACTGTCCTGCGGCATCGACTACGCGCTGTTCATCCTCAACCGGTACCGCAACAACCTGCTGCTGCTCATGCCGCGCGACGAAGCGGCGGGGCTGGCGGTGGGCACCGCCGGCGGGGCCGTGGTCTTCGCGGCGCTGACGGTGATCATCGCGCTGTGCGGTCTCGCCGTGGTCGGCATCCCGTTCCTGACCTACATGGGTCTGTCCGCGGCGGTGTCCGTACTGATCGCCATGCTGATCGCGCTGACACTGCTGCCCGCACTGTTCGGGTTCGCGGGCGGCAAGGTGTCGAAGTTCATCCGGACTCCGCTGCAACCCGGCCGCGCCAAAGAGGTCGCCCAGGTCGCCGCCTACACCCCGCACCGCACGATGGGTGCCGCGTGGGCGCGCTTCGTCGTGAGGTTCCGCAAGCCGCTGCTCCTCGGCGGCGCCGCCGCACTGGTCCTGATCGGATTACCGTCGTTCGGAATGCATCTCGGCCTGCCGAGCGGCGCCTCACAGCCCGAGTCGAACACGTCGCGCCAGGCCTACGACCTGACCGCCGACCACCTCGGCGCCGGCTTCACCGGACCGCTGCTGGTCGTCGCCGACCTGACGGGGGCCCGCGATCCGCGGGCGGCGGCGACCGTCGCCGCCAACATCGCCCGCGAGGACGGCGTCGTCACCGCCACCCCCATGGCACAGGACAACGGCACGGCCGTCATCCAGGTGATCCCGGCCACCGGCCCCAACGACCCCGCGACCGCCGACCTCGTCAAGCGCATCCGCGCCGACCGGGACGCGATCGACGCCGACACCGGCGCAACGTTTCTCGTGGGCGGCACCACCGCCTCGAACATCGACACCTCCGACAAGCTCGCCACCGCGCTGCCGATCTTCGTGGTGGTCGTCGTCGGCTTGGCGTTCCTGCTGCTGACGGTCGCCTTCCGGGCCGCACTGGTGCCCCTGACGTCGATCGCCGGCTTCCTGCTGTCGGTGTTCGCCGCGCTCGGCGTGCAGGTGGCCGTCTTTCAATGGGGCTGGGGCGCAGACCTTCTCGGTATCACACCCGGCGAGACGATCAGCTTCCTGCCGATCATCGTGCTCGCCATCGTCTTCGGCCTGTCCAGCGACTACGAGGTGTTCGTCGTCTCCCGGATCAAGGAGGAGTACGCCACCGCGGGCGACGCGCTGACCGCGGTGCGCAACGGGGTCGGCCTGTCGGCCCGCGTCGTCACGGCGGCGGCCCTGATCATGTTCGGCGTCTTCGTCGCGTTCCTCGCCGGTGGCGACCCGATCGTCAAGTCCGTCGGCTTGACGCTGGCTGTCGGGGTGTTCCTCGACGCGTTCGTCGTACGCCTGACGCTGATCCCGGCGGTCATGGCGATGCTCGGCGACCGGATGTGGGCCCACTCGAAGTGGTTCGGCAGGTTTGTGCCCGATCTCGACATCGAGGGCACCGCGCTGGAGGACAAACACCGGACGCCCGTGCCGGTCTCTTAG
- a CDS encoding fatty acyl-AMP ligase, with the protein MSQFTETMFDNAARSTRSFITGEPDAPRRESWAQVHERAARIAGGLAAAGVGAGDAVAVLAGAPVEIAPTAQGIWMRGASLTMLHQPTPRTDLVRWADETTGVIRMLAAKAVVISEPFLAAAPVLIGLGLTVLTVEELLAHAPARPVTTYDDDVALMQLTSGSTGSPKAVQITHANIVANAHAMTTGCHFDLDTDVIVSWLPCFHDMGMTGYLTVPMYFGAELVKVTPMDFLRDALLWARLIDTYRGTMTAAPNFAYNLLAKRLRRQATPGQFDLSSLRWALSGAEQVDPLDVTDLCDAGAPFGLRPEAIVPAYGMAETTVAVSFSECARGMVVDEVDADLLALLHRAVPTTKGHTRRLVSLGKPLPGLELRVVDEDGAEMPARGVGVIEVRGPAVTAGYVTVGGFLAAQDERGWYDTGDLGYLTDTGEVVVCGRLKDVIIMAGRNIYPTDIERAAGRVTGVRPGCAVAVRLDAGLSRETFAVAVECKDFGDEEEVRRVERQVAHEVFAEVDVRPRHVRVLEPGMIPKTPSGKLRRGHALSLVS; encoded by the coding sequence ATGAGCCAATTCACCGAGACCATGTTCGACAACGCCGCCCGCAGCACGCGGTCCTTCATCACCGGAGAGCCCGACGCCCCGCGGCGTGAGTCCTGGGCGCAGGTGCACGAGCGCGCCGCCCGGATCGCCGGCGGCCTGGCCGCCGCAGGCGTGGGCGCCGGCGACGCCGTGGCCGTCCTCGCCGGCGCCCCGGTCGAGATCGCACCCACCGCACAAGGCATCTGGATGCGCGGCGCCAGCCTGACGATGCTGCACCAGCCGACGCCGCGCACCGACCTCGTCCGCTGGGCCGACGAAACCACCGGCGTCATCAGGATGCTCGCCGCGAAAGCCGTCGTGATCTCCGAACCGTTCCTGGCCGCCGCCCCGGTGCTCATCGGCCTCGGCCTCACCGTGCTGACCGTGGAGGAACTCCTCGCCCACGCCCCGGCCCGGCCGGTCACCACCTATGACGACGACGTGGCACTCATGCAGCTGACCTCCGGATCGACCGGGTCGCCGAAGGCCGTACAGATCACGCACGCCAACATCGTGGCCAACGCACACGCGATGACGACGGGTTGCCACTTCGACCTCGACACCGACGTGATCGTCAGCTGGCTGCCGTGCTTTCACGACATGGGCATGACGGGCTACCTGACGGTGCCGATGTACTTCGGAGCCGAGTTGGTCAAGGTCACCCCGATGGACTTCCTGCGCGATGCGCTGTTGTGGGCCAGGCTGATCGACACCTACCGCGGCACCATGACGGCCGCACCGAACTTCGCCTACAACCTGCTGGCCAAGCGCCTGCGCCGGCAGGCCACCCCTGGGCAGTTCGACCTGTCCTCGCTGCGCTGGGCGCTCTCAGGGGCCGAGCAGGTGGATCCGCTCGATGTCACCGACCTCTGCGACGCCGGAGCGCCGTTCGGGTTGCGGCCGGAGGCGATCGTGCCGGCCTACGGCATGGCCGAGACGACGGTCGCGGTGTCGTTCTCCGAGTGTGCCCGCGGCATGGTCGTCGACGAGGTGGACGCCGACCTGCTGGCGCTCCTGCACCGGGCGGTGCCCACGACCAAAGGGCACACCCGCCGTCTGGTCTCTCTCGGAAAACCGTTGCCGGGCTTGGAGCTTCGCGTCGTCGACGAGGACGGCGCCGAGATGCCCGCCCGCGGTGTGGGTGTCATCGAGGTCCGCGGCCCGGCGGTGACCGCCGGTTACGTGACGGTCGGCGGCTTCCTCGCGGCGCAGGACGAGCGCGGCTGGTATGACACCGGCGATCTCGGCTACCTCACCGACACCGGTGAGGTCGTGGTGTGCGGTCGCCTCAAAGACGTCATCATCATGGCCGGCCGCAACATCTACCCGACCGATATCGAGAGGGCGGCCGGCCGCGTGACCGGCGTGCGGCCGGGCTGTGCGGTCGCGGTGCGGCTCGATGCGGGGTTGTCGCGTGAGACGTTCGCAGTGGCGGTGGAATGCAAGGACTTCGGCGACGAGGAAGAGGTGCGCCGGGTGGAACGACAGGTGGCGCACGAGGTGTTCGCCGAGGTCGACGTGCGCCCCCGCCACGTGCGGGTGCTCGAGCCCGGCATGATCCCGAAGACGCCGTCGGGCAAGCTACGCCGTGGTCATGCGCTGTCGCTGGTGAGCTGA
- a CDS encoding cytochrome P450: MATTLPPGPRLPRPVQTALMLRWGLRFVAACRRRYGPAFTLRVAGMGTLVYLTDPADIKTVFAGDPGIYHAGEANSILKGLLGDTSVLVVDGDEHRNLRRLMLPPFARDAVAQQTGVIAEIAAANIAGWPVGTTFPVAPKMSQITLEVILRTVIGASDPQRLAALRAVMPRLLSVGPWESLAIADPDLLRRRPWRRVREALAEADRLLYAEIADRRADPDLDRRTDALAMLVRAGGMSDHELRDQLMTLLVAGHDTTATGLSWALERLTRSPAVLAKAVLAARSGDDDYLDAVVRETLRIRPVVFDVGRVLTDPVELAGHRLPAGVMVVPGSVLVHADEHLYPDPERFDPDRLLGVAPSPSTYLPFGGGNRRCLGATFATVEFRVVLREILRRVDLETTTSSGEHQRLKTVIFVPHRGARITVSAMRTAEPGDVAESPGTSHRV; this comes from the coding sequence ATGGCGACGACGCTGCCTCCCGGTCCGCGGCTGCCGCGGCCTGTGCAGACCGCGCTGATGCTGCGCTGGGGGTTGCGTTTCGTGGCTGCCTGCCGGCGCCGTTACGGCCCGGCGTTCACGCTGCGCGTCGCGGGCATGGGCACGCTCGTCTACCTCACCGACCCTGCCGACATCAAGACGGTCTTCGCCGGAGATCCCGGTATCTACCATGCGGGAGAAGCCAACTCGATCCTCAAGGGGTTGCTCGGGGACACGTCGGTGCTGGTGGTCGACGGTGACGAGCACCGCAACCTGCGACGGCTGATGCTCCCACCGTTCGCCCGCGACGCCGTCGCACAGCAAACCGGGGTGATCGCCGAGATCGCCGCGGCGAACATCGCAGGCTGGCCCGTCGGCACGACGTTCCCCGTCGCCCCGAAGATGTCGCAGATCACCCTCGAGGTGATTCTGCGGACGGTGATCGGCGCCAGCGACCCGCAGCGGCTGGCCGCGCTGCGTGCGGTGATGCCGCGGCTGCTCAGCGTGGGGCCGTGGGAGTCGTTGGCGATCGCCGACCCGGATCTGCTGCGCCGACGCCCATGGCGGCGGGTGCGGGAGGCGTTGGCCGAGGCCGACCGGCTCCTCTACGCCGAGATCGCCGACCGGCGCGCCGACCCCGACCTGGACCGGCGCACCGATGCGCTGGCGATGCTCGTGCGCGCCGGTGGCATGTCCGACCATGAGCTCCGCGACCAGTTGATGACGCTGCTGGTGGCCGGGCACGACACGACGGCCACCGGACTGTCGTGGGCGCTGGAGCGGCTGACGCGCAGTCCGGCGGTGCTGGCCAAGGCCGTACTGGCCGCTCGCAGCGGTGACGACGACTACCTCGACGCGGTGGTCAGGGAGACGTTGCGGATCCGGCCGGTGGTGTTCGACGTCGGCCGGGTGCTGACGGACCCGGTCGAGCTGGCGGGCCACCGTCTGCCCGCCGGAGTGATGGTGGTCCCCGGCAGCGTGCTGGTCCATGCCGACGAGCACCTGTATCCCGATCCCGAGCGTTTCGATCCCGACCGGCTGCTCGGTGTTGCGCCCAGCCCGTCGACGTATCTGCCGTTCGGCGGCGGCAACCGGCGCTGCCTCGGTGCGACGTTCGCGACCGTCGAGTTCCGCGTGGTGCTGCGCGAGATCCTGCGCCGGGTCGACCTCGAGACCACGACGTCGTCCGGAGAACACCAGCGGCTCAAAACCGTCATCTTCGTGCCGCACCGTGGCGCACGGATCACCGTGTCGGCGATGCGCACAGCGGAGCCCGGCGATGTCGCCGAATCGCCGGGGACCAGCCACCGGGTGTAG
- a CDS encoding sensor domain-containing protein — protein MTTARGGGRRVAGAMLLAGVAVSAISCSSGSAPQAPAPQLVADAALANLLLTPNEIQSAMHGTPFMPQPVDSTMDDNRNLLPNLNCLGVWHPGETAIYGRQDSDGGWTSVRRQLLRTPGKEQWQSSVVQSVTAYPTIQKARDFLADSGARWAKCTNHTVNITLNDQRMPRWRSGELVQTPDQLTMPITRADGVDTASCQHVVSVVTNVVIDVEACAPRAADVTGAAQIATRIASHIPG, from the coding sequence GTGACGACCGCTCGCGGGGGCGGGCGGCGCGTCGCCGGCGCGATGCTCCTTGCGGGGGTGGCGGTGTCCGCCATCAGTTGTTCGAGCGGATCCGCACCGCAGGCTCCGGCACCCCAGTTGGTCGCGGACGCCGCGCTGGCGAATCTGTTGTTGACTCCCAACGAGATTCAGTCGGCGATGCACGGGACGCCGTTCATGCCGCAACCGGTGGACTCCACCATGGACGACAACCGCAACCTGCTGCCCAACCTCAACTGCCTGGGTGTGTGGCATCCGGGGGAGACGGCAATCTACGGCCGGCAGGACTCGGACGGTGGCTGGACATCGGTTCGGCGGCAACTGCTGCGCACCCCGGGCAAGGAGCAGTGGCAGTCCTCGGTCGTGCAGTCGGTCACCGCGTACCCGACGATTCAGAAGGCGCGCGACTTCCTGGCCGATTCGGGTGCGCGGTGGGCCAAGTGCACCAATCACACCGTCAACATCACCCTCAACGATCAGCGGATGCCGCGGTGGCGCAGTGGTGAGCTCGTCCAGACGCCGGATCAATTGACCATGCCCATCACCCGCGCCGACGGGGTCGACACCGCGTCGTGCCAGCACGTGGTCTCCGTCGTGACGAACGTCGTCATCGACGTCGAGGCCTGCGCTCCCCGGGCCGCCGACGTGACCGGAGCCGCGCAGATCGCCACCCGCATCGCGTCCCACATCCCCGGCTGA
- a CDS encoding CocE/NonD family hydrolase, producing the protein MLGTKATKDAAKAENADEPAAEPATPADESHTVVKAEPAEEKPVVVEQASATPVVDVQPAVDEPQAPEPGKNAGLVSARLSDAFTKHKNTDSGEPPALPALASLVMSMVAGGREATNQTPSSVGDLVTTSLADAGYPVPTDVTVREVHPPLLWLQKVPVVGTFVVTPVVSLLHVIPLVGDILQPLIGFPIDHFAPEGTPQAKSYWVTSFDRTRIFVNFMPSLTYDANGQAPTVLDGPGLGLPGSTALNLKVDEFLPHDVVGVGLLRQEGYNVVTWDPRGEWLSGGRMQLQSPDYEGRDISSIISWLATMPSVALDGVNDPKIGMVGASYGGGIQLATAAIDHRVDAIVPTIAWNSLTDVLFPREAVRSGWATLLSSVLILTLSRPNERILPAAFSGILFGKVKQSDIDLLNNRGYADQVGDITTPTLLFQGTVDTLFTLNQADANAKALLAAGTPTKVVWYCGGHGACLSTTNDGVLVVDRTMAWLDHYVKDDPTADVGPQFEWVDQNGQWYSSDTYPVAATGTPVTAERTDPKTIPFIPFLGGSGPNLRIFTKGPIQIILGLPSAAPALNAVNLEVPPVTDTTYIVGAPELTLTYSGKGNATHVYAQIVDDTTHLVLGNQATPIPVVLDGNTHTVTYSLEQVAQTLQPGQSVHVQLVTSTIDFLNFYSWGRIDVQGMSVTLPTLATAPTQETVAV; encoded by the coding sequence GTGCTGGGCACGAAGGCCACCAAGGACGCCGCGAAGGCGGAGAACGCGGACGAGCCGGCCGCTGAGCCGGCGACACCGGCGGACGAATCCCACACCGTCGTCAAGGCCGAGCCCGCTGAAGAGAAGCCGGTTGTGGTCGAACAGGCGTCGGCGACGCCGGTCGTCGACGTGCAGCCCGCCGTCGACGAACCGCAGGCGCCAGAACCCGGGAAGAACGCAGGGCTCGTCTCGGCCAGGCTCTCCGACGCCTTCACCAAGCACAAGAACACCGACTCCGGCGAACCGCCGGCCCTGCCCGCGCTGGCGTCGCTGGTGATGTCCATGGTCGCCGGTGGCCGCGAGGCCACCAACCAGACACCCTCGTCCGTCGGTGATCTGGTCACCACCAGCCTGGCGGACGCCGGTTATCCCGTGCCGACCGACGTCACCGTCCGCGAGGTGCATCCGCCGCTGCTCTGGCTGCAGAAGGTCCCGGTGGTGGGAACGTTCGTCGTGACACCGGTGGTGAGCCTGCTGCACGTGATCCCGCTCGTCGGCGACATCCTGCAGCCGCTCATCGGCTTCCCGATCGACCACTTCGCCCCGGAAGGGACCCCGCAGGCGAAGAGCTACTGGGTGACCTCGTTCGACCGCACCCGGATCTTCGTGAACTTCATGCCCTCGCTGACCTACGACGCCAACGGGCAGGCGCCGACGGTGCTCGACGGGCCGGGGCTCGGGCTGCCGGGTTCGACGGCGCTGAACCTCAAAGTCGACGAATTCCTGCCTCACGACGTGGTCGGAGTCGGCCTGCTGCGCCAGGAGGGATACAACGTCGTGACGTGGGATCCGCGCGGCGAGTGGCTCTCGGGCGGCCGGATGCAGCTGCAGTCACCGGATTACGAAGGCCGTGACATCTCGTCGATCATCAGCTGGCTCGCGACGATGCCCTCGGTCGCCCTCGACGGCGTCAACGACCCGAAGATCGGGATGGTCGGCGCGTCCTACGGTGGTGGCATCCAATTGGCCACGGCGGCAATCGATCACCGGGTCGATGCGATCGTCCCGACGATCGCGTGGAACAGCCTGACCGATGTGCTGTTCCCGCGGGAGGCGGTGCGCAGCGGGTGGGCGACCCTGCTGTCGTCGGTGCTGATCCTGACGTTGTCGCGTCCCAACGAGCGAATCCTGCCCGCCGCGTTCAGCGGCATCCTGTTCGGGAAGGTCAAGCAGTCCGACATCGACCTGCTCAACAACCGCGGCTACGCCGACCAGGTCGGCGACATCACCACGCCCACACTGCTTTTCCAGGGCACCGTCGACACGCTGTTCACGCTGAACCAGGCCGACGCGAACGCCAAGGCGCTGCTCGCGGCCGGCACGCCGACGAAGGTGGTCTGGTACTGCGGCGGCCACGGCGCATGCCTGAGCACCACCAACGACGGTGTGCTCGTCGTCGACCGCACCATGGCCTGGCTGGACCACTACGTCAAGGACGACCCGACCGCGGACGTGGGACCGCAGTTCGAATGGGTCGACCAGAACGGCCAGTGGTACTCGTCGGACACCTATCCGGTGGCCGCGACGGGCACGCCGGTCACCGCCGAACGCACCGACCCGAAGACGATTCCGTTCATACCGTTCCTCGGCGGCTCGGGTCCGAACCTGCGCATCTTCACCAAGGGGCCCATCCAGATCATCCTCGGGCTGCCGTCCGCGGCGCCGGCTCTCAACGCCGTCAACCTCGAAGTGCCGCCGGTGACCGACACGACCTACATCGTCGGTGCGCCGGAACTGACGCTGACGTACTCGGGCAAGGGCAACGCCACGCACGTCTACGCGCAGATCGTCGACGACACCACGCACCTGGTGCTCGGCAACCAGGCGACCCCGATTCCGGTTGTGCTGGACGGGAATACGCACACCGTGACGTACTCGCTGGAGCAGGTGGCGCAGACGCTGCAGCCCGGGCAGTCGGTGCATGTGCAGCTCGTGACGTCGACCATCGACTTCCTGAACTTCTACTCGTGGGGCCGGATCGACGTCCAGGGGATGTCGGTCACGCTGCCCACGCTGGCCACGGCCCCGACGCAGGAGACGGTGGCGGTGTGA
- a CDS encoding DUF5994 family protein: MNGIPRGRRASTPIRVMLADQLGNAIDGGWWPHTSAMAAELPELISALHEPLGEIDAIRINWSPLEGQLDLETIVQGARLSLPGGQHRRPRLMVVVGRRAQAKLLVVPSLTSRALGSTVLRTVAGLGPAEVSGDGRILETACAVLRLAESESATWCASLDL; this comes from the coding sequence GTGAACGGGATACCGCGCGGGCGCCGCGCATCCACGCCGATCAGGGTCATGCTCGCCGATCAGCTCGGCAACGCCATCGACGGCGGGTGGTGGCCGCACACCTCCGCGATGGCCGCCGAGCTCCCCGAACTGATCAGCGCTTTGCACGAACCTCTGGGTGAGATCGACGCGATCCGGATCAACTGGTCACCGCTCGAGGGACAACTGGACCTGGAGACGATCGTGCAGGGCGCACGGTTGTCGTTGCCCGGGGGTCAGCACCGACGGCCGCGGCTGATGGTGGTCGTCGGTCGTCGGGCACAGGCGAAACTGCTTGTGGTGCCGAGTTTGACGTCGCGAGCGCTCGGGTCGACGGTGCTGCGCACCGTGGCGGGACTGGGTCCGGCGGAGGTCTCGGGCGACGGCCGCATTCTCGAAACAGCTTGTGCGGTGCTGAGACTCGCGGAGTCGGAGAGCGCGACGTGGTGCGCGTCGCTGGATCTCTAG